One window of Planctomycetia bacterium genomic DNA carries:
- a CDS encoding PQQ-binding-like beta-propeller repeat protein: MKTSLNISAWVLAWTVANMAAAAPPKTPGRADFWPQWRGPNGTGVALRANPPTEWSEEKNIRWKVPMTGRSHATPIVWGDRVFIVTAVESDRTPAEAGAYVQPGDRDGRQGQPGRRRGGFGMRNAKPTKAYQFQVMALDRKTGKTIWNTTVHEEVPHEAGHPDASQASASPVTDGEHVYAFFGSYGLYCLDMKGKVKWEKDFGDMKTRNEFGEGSSPALYGDTIIVNWDHEGDDFIVALDKKTGKELWRRDRDEPTTWSTPIVFRANGKPQVVVSATNAIQAYDLKTGKDIWSCRGMTANTIPTPMIGNGLLYCISGFRGAALLAIRYGAAKGDITDSGTVAWRYDKDTPYVPSALLYKDVLYFLDNNRPILTCLDAKKGEPLAEKMRIEGPDMIYASLVGAANKVYIAGRNGKTTVIKHGGEFEVLATNVLDDGFEASPAIAGDEIFLRGRKNLYCIAED; this comes from the coding sequence ATGAAGACGAGCCTAAACATCAGTGCATGGGTGCTGGCATGGACCGTGGCGAACATGGCGGCCGCCGCGCCGCCCAAGACGCCCGGCCGGGCCGACTTCTGGCCGCAGTGGCGGGGGCCCAACGGAACCGGCGTTGCATTGAGAGCGAATCCGCCCACCGAGTGGTCGGAGGAAAAGAACATCCGCTGGAAGGTGCCGATGACCGGGCGAAGTCACGCCACGCCGATCGTCTGGGGCGATCGGGTCTTCATCGTGACGGCGGTCGAATCAGATCGTACTCCGGCCGAAGCAGGCGCATATGTTCAGCCCGGCGATCGTGATGGACGGCAAGGCCAACCAGGCCGCCGGCGCGGGGGCTTCGGCATGCGCAACGCAAAGCCGACCAAGGCCTATCAGTTCCAGGTGATGGCCCTCGATCGCAAGACCGGCAAGACAATCTGGAACACGACCGTCCACGAAGAGGTTCCTCACGAGGCGGGCCACCCGGATGCGTCGCAGGCGTCCGCTTCGCCGGTGACCGACGGAGAGCACGTCTACGCCTTCTTCGGATCCTACGGGCTTTACTGCCTGGACATGAAGGGCAAGGTGAAGTGGGAAAAAGATTTCGGCGACATGAAGACGCGCAACGAGTTCGGCGAGGGCAGTTCACCGGCCCTTTACGGCGACACGATCATTGTTAATTGGGATCACGAAGGAGACGACTTCATCGTGGCCCTGGATAAGAAGACCGGCAAGGAATTATGGCGCCGGGACCGCGATGAGCCGACGACATGGTCCACGCCCATCGTCTTCCGGGCCAACGGCAAGCCGCAGGTCGTCGTCTCCGCGACCAACGCGATTCAGGCGTACGACCTCAAGACCGGCAAGGACATCTGGAGCTGTCGCGGGATGACCGCCAACACCATCCCCACCCCCATGATCGGCAACGGCCTGCTCTACTGCATTTCGGGTTTTCGCGGCGCAGCGCTCCTGGCCATTCGCTATGGGGCCGCCAAGGGCGACATCACCGATTCCGGCACTGTGGCATGGCGATACGACAAGGATACGCCGTATGTGCCCTCGGCGCTCCTTTACAAGGACGTGCTCTATTTTCTCGACAACAACCGACCGATTCTGACCTGCCTCGATGCCAAGAAGGGCGAGCCGCTCGCCGAGAAGATGCGAATTGAAGGCCCGGACATGATCTACGCCTCGCTCGTCGGGGCGGCCAACAAGGTCTACATCGCCGGTCGAAATGGAAAGACGACGGTGATCAAGCACGGCGGTGAGTTTGAGGTGCTGGCCACGAATGTGCTGGATGACGGCTTCGAAGCGTCCCCGGCCATCGCCGGCGACGAAATCTTCCTGCGCGGGCGAAAGAACCTCTACTGCATCGCCGAGGACTAG
- a CDS encoding lamin tail domain-containing protein, with translation MKRTESDPMNNSRKSQLAWGIALFLLTGTPAWAQVRITEYMYSGANGEFIELTNLGGSAVDLTGWSLDDSTNTPGSLSLSALGSVAAGESVVITESAEATFRAAWSLAPTVKILDGSGVVAGLGRNDSIFIYDASSALVDRLDYGDQTFSGSIRTQNASGWICTQGLGANDPFLWVLSVVADAQGSVASTGADVGSPGSFTSVACPSGPTGACCTMGSCADGVTQADCENGGGVYQGDASLCSGVTCPQPSNAPIRITEYMYAGLDGEFLELTNIGMNPVDMAGFSFDDNTNLPGTIDLTSFGTVAPGESVIITEAGEATFRTAWNLDPGIKIISGIAIDAALGRSDTLNIWDGSNSLVDRLQYGDQDFPGTIRTQNSSGWVCDAGLGQNNPHEWFLSFPADIQSSTTSTGGDVGSPGSYTGVDCASGPMVTLTDPPSLISVDALPSVTVTFSAAVSGVVAGNLTVNGSPATSVSGSGAGPYTFSGYAVPIPGNVDINVASGSIVSSPGGVPFLGYGWSLSVGIRIVINELNYHPHDVLHPTQDTEFVEFYNAGASQVDLSGWVISDGVVFTFAPATFLDPASYLVIAVNPTALQAATGHAGALQWTSGALSNGGERVAIRDSFGNLMDEVEYSDGGAWPSQPDGSGPSLELINPNLPNQYAASWRASSGINGTPGAQNSVFNAAPAPIIISPMHTPSIPAPSTPVTVTALVLDDGMSPPNVTLNYRQDAVSPGAYLQTPMLDDGAHGDGAAGDDTYGATLTGLANGEQYDFYITADDGSAVSTFPRNHPTANGSCSAVGCQADQNPTCVLCQTLLCKFSNETLPTDFPVYHIIVSRPNKSTQESLSCNTSPVAFDPCKTEFDATFVDDTGKVYYNVTERYRGQSSITLFPKSYAVDFATDNQLPTPLGFSVRKLILNANQPTRQKLGFDIFRDAGMPASVCEFIRLRFTGINYDTTNIGSIGFNGLYACIERVDGDFLNSQGGAVVPDRGTSSTGNLYRGENTANFDWRGTAPGPYRVNLWGRNGYSKENNEELDDFTDVINLCDVLNNTPAGSYVATVAGAVDEDEWCRYFALHNILSNKEGGIYRDTGDDYYLFMNEAGHVDGPDAKFITWDTDSVFRDAYETIWRTGNNNNTIAAVRNFLRHNAFAPIYVKDINDLLATNLSIANFNARIDTMPNAAFFTSGGSAALPATRQQFKDWFAGRVTSINNETIDALTLTGIPVSPYTNANPILALSGQLNQAGTHNVTVNGVQATFSVYQGNWSYNYNLYPGLNTITVKSFDRQAQETASITSTVLYDPPPATPGLRLTAPTRMVDSKTLTLRADILDSSGNIDWRTCTQLGTVSATRLSDGSPVPTSITIFETLNGGAGGGTPPADSIRFYNGVGSVSITLDQGAGTPPGDILITVTVGPMIVSKIVNVLDGDNPALFRNLSGTLTGAGLLWGPSDGVIHLTGTVTVNSGNTLTILPGTLIMVDAGPVNDGTAIIPTGGGQISAPGSRAEPIYFFATNGPSAMVLPQNAQNNSPSWRGIYHQGNGNSTYSFVFFTGAGNGIVSSHPRPPIIRAENSHILTFNDCIVADCPGMGTSALGGSSGTYTFRRCLFSRVGIGGEWLGSGLTLLIEDSWFTRIGRAPEPNGVDGDILHLDRPGNSYIIRRSVLTDCGDDMIDHSTGAQPVVENCLLYDCRDKVVSIGPLVNGPEATITMTNCLIFNGPGGLRCNQAPAILTNCTLGAGTNVNGQGCTGTSIQRCILWTNSANTCCGDVDYTIVGNAGHLECGTGNLSTDPLFVNTTCNYELQAGSPALTAGPSGDRIGWLGFPVPLNGCIDNGDCDDGDPCTTDFCNNGICEYTSVPGCCHMDADCDDGSLCTVDACVNNVCSNTPTDCSDGDACTTDTCNPLTGCEHAAANCDDGNPCTVDSCDPMLGCQNIPINCPKGHTCNQTNGQCEILPITVVFQNGLNGYADTQDTYFQESVPTAINGDLETIRWDTSSGSPAGPVYMVVRFDNIFGTGPGQIPTTATIQSATLTYTIGGDANATGNDGDLREVLVNWDEATTTYNNFGGTAGVQAGDHTGTSLAVMPGSPLGAKNIDVTSSLATWLAAPATNLGWIVLPISTDGVQVRSSEFVATPVDRPTLSVTFLPISCANDGDCDDLDPCTIDACVNDACENTPINCDDMDPCTSDVCNGGICDNTPIIGCCEVDGECDDGSVCTTDSCVNNICQNTPINCDDGDACTEDTCDPINGCQYAVTSCDDGVDCTDDSCDPMLGCQNVSNCPMGLTCNTGNGQCESQPVMLMFQDGVSGYDATVDTFIHAGSPTANNAAATVLVCDGAMPAAADDRQVLLRFDSIFGDNIDQIPLGSTIQSASLTVMITNASLTGASLHRMTQAWLDTNNWNTFNVNGDGIQPGTECEAAADVSSFLNATSSHSIDVTASLVAWSAGQTNNGWVWINNGDDSWQFNSSEFGTVGSRPKLSVTFLPPTGCMNAGDCDDGNPCTDDACNMGMCEYTNNSAACDDGLFCNGLETCDPQLGCVADQPCQPGEQCDEAADLCRQPLMSCQITDPMPSAGGSTRLEVFLSDVLSVLGYETEISIVRTSGTGTVTVGCPGGVAVDDDRPDFIFFGVPDVFPAANCAAKTAAAARLSGGTSVTSAPAYLSEYALTVSPDASPGSTFEISIVPSPGADLTNPNGQPIPFQVAPACVLTVVGGCAAPACLTVQITIPGLAAGPVDRDVECTLTRCGSSPVTVTETVLFTPNAGNGIGALTLTNVDPLTTWVSVREGHTLSRLAAVDFSGDNEDTVSVSLVSGDLQTAVMPQDDIVDILDFAILSSRFNTTVTDCVTGDPEDCSLGADVTGDGDQDTVDFTALQIYFFQVSDPQDACPAFAPPGKPGREPLAQDDLKSTSNKAPPLAIPRGLGRIGTSRLRAMDASLVSADENGDGIVDAGDIREFFRQHGIAILPAFELKLRSMEAAENSLQQDSR, from the coding sequence ATGAAGCGCACTGAAAGTGATCCCATGAACAACAGCCGAAAATCTCAACTCGCCTGGGGAATCGCACTGTTCCTGCTTACCGGCACACCGGCCTGGGCGCAGGTTCGCATCACGGAGTACATGTATTCGGGCGCCAACGGTGAGTTCATTGAGTTGACGAATCTCGGCGGAAGCGCCGTCGACCTGACCGGCTGGAGCCTGGACGACAGCACGAATACGCCGGGCTCATTAAGCTTGAGCGCCTTGGGAAGCGTTGCGGCAGGCGAGTCGGTGGTGATCACGGAGAGCGCAGAGGCGACCTTCCGTGCTGCGTGGAGCCTCGCGCCGACGGTCAAGATTCTGGACGGCTCGGGTGTCGTTGCCGGTCTGGGCCGAAATGACTCCATCTTCATCTATGACGCTTCGTCTGCGCTTGTCGATCGACTCGACTATGGCGATCAGACATTTTCGGGATCGATCCGCACGCAGAACGCGAGCGGCTGGATCTGTACCCAGGGGCTCGGCGCGAACGATCCATTCCTCTGGGTCTTGTCCGTGGTTGCGGACGCACAGGGCTCCGTCGCCTCGACCGGCGCGGATGTCGGCAGTCCCGGCTCCTTTACGTCTGTCGCGTGTCCATCGGGGCCGACCGGCGCGTGCTGCACCATGGGAAGCTGCGCCGACGGCGTCACGCAGGCCGATTGCGAAAACGGCGGCGGCGTCTATCAGGGCGACGCCTCGCTCTGTTCAGGTGTGACCTGTCCCCAGCCGTCCAACGCCCCGATTCGCATCACTGAGTACATGTATGCCGGTCTCGATGGCGAGTTCCTCGAACTCACGAACATCGGAATGAACCCCGTCGATATGGCCGGCTTCAGCTTTGACGACAACACCAATCTTCCGGGCACCATCGACCTCACCAGCTTTGGAACGGTCGCCCCCGGAGAGTCCGTCATCATTACGGAAGCGGGCGAGGCCACTTTCCGAACCGCGTGGAACCTCGACCCCGGCATCAAGATCATCAGTGGCATCGCCATTGATGCAGCCCTGGGGCGGAGCGACACCTTGAACATCTGGGACGGCTCGAATTCACTCGTTGACCGCCTTCAATACGGCGACCAGGACTTTCCCGGCACGATCCGCACGCAGAACTCCAGCGGCTGGGTCTGCGATGCCGGCCTCGGACAGAACAACCCGCACGAGTGGTTCCTTTCGTTCCCGGCGGACATTCAATCTTCCACGACATCAACCGGAGGAGACGTCGGCAGTCCCGGTTCATACACTGGGGTCGATTGTGCCAGCGGACCAATGGTCACCCTGACCGATCCTCCCTCGCTAATCAGCGTCGACGCACTGCCGTCGGTGACCGTCACCTTCAGTGCCGCCGTGTCGGGCGTTGTCGCGGGCAATCTCACTGTCAATGGTTCTCCGGCGACGAGCGTGTCCGGTTCGGGCGCGGGGCCCTACACGTTTTCGGGTTACGCGGTCCCGATTCCCGGGAATGTCGACATCAACGTCGCATCCGGCTCGATCGTTTCGTCGCCGGGCGGCGTTCCGTTCCTCGGCTATGGCTGGTCGCTGTCGGTCGGCATCCGCATCGTGATCAACGAGCTGAATTACCATCCGCACGATGTGCTTCATCCGACGCAGGACACGGAGTTCGTGGAGTTCTACAACGCCGGGGCCAGCCAGGTTGATTTGAGCGGCTGGGTGATTTCCGACGGCGTCGTGTTCACTTTCGCACCGGCGACATTTCTTGATCCGGCGTCATATCTGGTGATCGCCGTGAACCCGACCGCGCTTCAGGCTGCCACGGGCCATGCAGGCGCCCTCCAATGGACCTCCGGTGCACTGAGCAACGGCGGCGAGCGCGTCGCCATCCGGGACAGCTTCGGCAACCTGATGGACGAAGTGGAATACAGCGACGGCGGCGCGTGGCCGTCGCAGCCCGATGGCAGCGGTCCGTCGCTCGAACTGATCAATCCGAATCTGCCCAACCAGTACGCGGCCTCGTGGCGCGCTTCATCTGGAATCAACGGAACACCAGGGGCTCAGAACAGCGTTTTCAATGCCGCGCCCGCCCCCATCATTATTTCTCCGATGCACACCCCCTCGATTCCCGCGCCGAGTACGCCGGTGACGGTGACGGCCCTGGTCCTCGATGACGGAATGTCTCCTCCCAACGTGACGCTCAACTATCGACAGGACGCCGTTTCTCCGGGGGCGTATCTGCAGACCCCGATGCTGGATGACGGGGCGCACGGCGACGGCGCAGCGGGCGATGACACCTACGGGGCCACACTGACGGGCCTCGCTAACGGTGAACAGTACGACTTCTATATCACGGCGGACGACGGCTCGGCGGTGAGCACATTCCCGCGGAATCACCCCACCGCGAACGGTTCGTGCAGCGCAGTCGGCTGCCAGGCCGATCAGAATCCAACCTGCGTTCTGTGTCAGACGCTCCTGTGCAAATTCTCGAATGAAACGCTGCCGACCGACTTCCCGGTATATCACATCATCGTGTCCCGGCCGAACAAGAGCACCCAGGAATCGCTGTCCTGCAATACAAGTCCGGTGGCGTTCGATCCTTGCAAGACCGAGTTCGACGCCACGTTTGTCGATGACACGGGGAAAGTGTATTACAACGTCACCGAACGATATCGTGGGCAAAGCAGCATCACGCTCTTCCCCAAGTCGTACGCGGTCGACTTCGCCACCGACAACCAATTGCCCACGCCGCTTGGTTTCTCAGTTCGCAAGCTCATCTTGAACGCCAACCAGCCGACGCGGCAGAAGCTCGGCTTCGACATCTTCCGCGACGCCGGGATGCCGGCATCCGTTTGCGAATTCATCCGCCTGCGATTCACGGGCATCAATTACGACACGACGAACATCGGCTCCATCGGATTCAACGGCCTTTACGCCTGCATCGAGCGCGTCGATGGCGATTTCCTCAATTCTCAAGGCGGCGCCGTTGTACCGGACAGAGGCACCAGCTCAACGGGCAACCTGTATCGAGGCGAAAACACGGCCAACTTTGATTGGCGAGGAACCGCTCCTGGCCCGTATCGCGTCAATTTGTGGGGAAGAAACGGCTACTCAAAGGAAAACAACGAAGAGCTGGATGATTTCACGGACGTCATCAATCTCTGCGACGTCTTGAACAACACGCCCGCCGGCTCTTACGTCGCAACGGTGGCTGGGGCGGTGGACGAGGACGAATGGTGCCGCTACTTCGCCCTTCACAACATCCTCAGCAACAAGGAAGGCGGCATCTATCGCGATACGGGCGATGACTACTACCTTTTTATGAACGAGGCTGGGCATGTCGACGGCCCTGACGCGAAGTTCATCACCTGGGATACCGATTCCGTTTTTCGCGACGCCTACGAAACCATCTGGCGCACGGGTAATAACAACAACACGATTGCCGCGGTTCGCAATTTTCTCCGACACAACGCCTTCGCGCCGATCTACGTCAAGGACATCAACGACCTGCTGGCGACCAATCTCTCCATCGCCAATTTCAATGCACGCATCGATACGATGCCGAATGCGGCTTTCTTCACGTCCGGCGGCAGCGCGGCCCTCCCCGCCACAAGGCAACAGTTCAAGGACTGGTTCGCGGGCAGAGTGACGTCGATCAATAACGAGACCATTGACGCCCTCACCCTGACGGGCATCCCAGTTTCCCCGTATACAAACGCGAATCCGATACTTGCCTTAAGCGGCCAACTCAATCAGGCCGGCACCCACAACGTCACGGTCAATGGAGTCCAGGCCACCTTCAGCGTGTACCAGGGCAACTGGTCGTACAACTACAACCTCTATCCGGGCCTGAACACGATCACGGTCAAGTCGTTTGACCGGCAGGCACAGGAAACGGCGAGCATCACCAGCACCGTTCTCTACGATCCTCCCCCGGCGACGCCGGGCCTGCGACTGACGGCGCCGACGCGCATGGTCGACAGCAAGACGCTGACGCTCCGCGCGGACATCCTCGATTCTTCCGGCAACATTGACTGGCGAACGTGCACGCAACTCGGCACGGTCTCCGCGACCCGCCTCTCGGACGGCAGCCCGGTCCCGACCTCGATCACCATCTTCGAAACACTCAACGGCGGCGCCGGCGGAGGAACCCCTCCAGCGGACTCGATTCGTTTCTACAACGGCGTCGGCAGTGTCTCGATCACACTGGACCAGGGAGCGGGAACGCCACCGGGAGATATTCTCATAACTGTCACCGTCGGCCCCATGATCGTGTCGAAGATCGTCAACGTTCTCGACGGCGATAATCCCGCGCTGTTCAGGAACCTTTCCGGGACGCTTACCGGCGCCGGATTGTTATGGGGACCGAGTGACGGCGTCATTCATCTGACGGGCACCGTCACGGTCAATAGCGGCAACACGCTGACCATTCTGCCGGGCACCTTGATCATGGTTGATGCCGGACCGGTCAACGACGGCACGGCAATCATCCCAACCGGCGGCGGGCAGATCAGCGCACCGGGTTCGCGCGCCGAGCCGATTTACTTCTTTGCCACCAATGGTCCCTCGGCCATGGTCCTTCCGCAGAATGCGCAGAACAATAGTCCATCGTGGCGCGGCATCTACCATCAGGGCAATGGAAACTCTACCTACTCATTTGTGTTCTTCACCGGCGCTGGCAACGGCATCGTCTCCAGCCATCCGCGACCGCCTATTATTCGCGCGGAGAATTCGCACATACTCACGTTTAATGACTGCATCGTCGCGGACTGTCCGGGCATGGGAACTTCCGCCCTGGGCGGCTCCAGCGGCACTTACACATTCCGCCGTTGCCTCTTCTCGCGCGTCGGCATCGGCGGCGAGTGGCTCGGCTCGGGACTGACGCTGCTCATCGAAGACTCCTGGTTTACGCGCATTGGTCGCGCGCCTGAGCCGAACGGCGTGGACGGCGACATCCTGCACCTGGATCGCCCGGGCAACTCATACATCATTCGCCGAAGCGTGTTGACGGACTGCGGCGATGACATGATCGATCACAGCACGGGCGCCCAGCCGGTCGTTGAAAACTGCCTCTTATACGACTGCCGCGACAAGGTCGTGAGCATCGGCCCGTTGGTGAATGGCCCCGAGGCCACCATCACCATGACAAACTGTCTCATCTTCAACGGCCCGGGCGGCCTTCGCTGCAACCAGGCGCCGGCCATCCTGACAAATTGCACCCTGGGGGCGGGCACCAACGTAAACGGTCAGGGCTGCACCGGCACCTCGATTCAGCGTTGTATCCTCTGGACCAACAGCGCGAATACATGCTGCGGAGATGTTGACTACACCATCGTCGGGAATGCGGGACACCTCGAGTGCGGCACCGGCAACTTGTCCACCGACCCGTTATTCGTCAATACGACCTGCAACTATGAACTACAGGCCGGTTCGCCGGCCCTCACGGCGGGCCCATCCGGCGACAGGATCGGCTGGCTCGGTTTCCCGGTTCCGCTCAACGGCTGCATTGACAACGGAGATTGCGACGACGGCGATCCCTGCACCACCGATTTCTGTAACAACGGCATCTGCGAATACACGTCTGTTCCCGGTTGTTGCCACATGGACGCTGATTGCGACGACGGCAGTCTCTGCACCGTCGACGCATGCGTCAATAACGTCTGCTCCAACACACCCACGGACTGCAGCGACGGAGACGCCTGCACGACGGACACCTGCAACCCACTGACCGGGTGCGAACACGCCGCCGCCAATTGCGACGACGGGAATCCCTGCACGGTCGATTCCTGCGACCCGATGCTCGGCTGTCAGAACATCCCGATTAACTGTCCGAAAGGGCATACATGCAATCAAACCAATGGTCAGTGCGAAATCCTGCCGATCACCGTGGTCTTCCAAAACGGTCTCAACGGTTACGCCGATACTCAGGATACCTACTTCCAAGAGTCGGTTCCGACTGCGATCAATGGCGATCTCGAAACCATCCGCTGGGATACCTCTAGTGGTTCGCCGGCGGGACCGGTCTATATGGTTGTTCGCTTTGACAACATCTTTGGAACGGGGCCCGGGCAGATTCCGACGACCGCAACCATCCAATCGGCCACGCTGACCTACACGATCGGCGGCGATGCCAATGCGACCGGCAATGACGGTGATCTACGAGAGGTGCTCGTCAACTGGGATGAAGCCACAACCACCTACAACAACTTCGGCGGCACCGCCGGTGTTCAGGCGGGCGATCATACGGGCACCAGCCTCGCCGTTATGCCCGGCAGCCCGCTGGGCGCGAAGAATATCGACGTCACGAGCAGCCTCGCAACCTGGCTTGCCGCCCCGGCGACGAACCTGGGATGGATTGTGCTCCCGATAAGCACCGACGGCGTTCAAGTTCGCTCCAGCGAGTTCGTCGCGACGCCGGTGGATCGGCCGACCCTTTCTGTCACGTTCCTGCCGATCAGTTGCGCAAACGATGGGGACTGTGACGATCTCGATCCGTGCACGATCGACGCCTGCGTCAATGACGCCTGTGAGAACACGCCCATCAACTGCGACGACATGGATCCATGTACGTCCGACGTCTGCAACGGTGGAATCTGTGATAACACGCCCATCATCGGCTGCTGCGAAGTCGATGGTGAATGCGACGACGGCAGCGTCTGCACGACCGATTCCTGCGTGAACAATATCTGTCAGAACACGCCGATCAACTGCGATGACGGCGACGCCTGCACGGAGGATACGTGTGACCCGATCAACGGTTGTCAGTACGCCGTAACAAGCTGCGACGACGGTGTTGATTGCACCGACGACTCCTGCGATCCCATGCTCGGCTGCCAGAACGTGAGCAACTGTCCGATGGGGCTGACATGCAATACCGGCAACGGCCAGTGCGAGTCGCAGCCGGTGATGTTGATGTTCCAGGACGGCGTGTCGGGATACGACGCGACGGTGGACACCTTCATTCACGCCGGCAGTCCGACGGCCAACAACGCCGCGGCGACGGTTCTGGTTTGCGACGGTGCGATGCCGGCGGCGGCCGATGATCGCCAGGTCCTGCTTCGCTTCGACAGCATCTTCGGCGACAACATCGATCAGATTCCACTGGGCTCGACGATCCAGTCGGCATCACTGACGGTCATGATCACCAACGCCAGCCTCACCGGCGCCTCGCTGCATCGCATGACGCAGGCCTGGCTCGACACCAACAACTGGAACACCTTCAACGTCAATGGCGACGGCATCCAGCCGGGCACCGAATGCGAAGCCGCGGCCGACGTGAGCAGCTTCCTCAACGCGACCAGCTCGCATTCCATCGACGTCACGGCGAGCCTGGTGGCATGGTCCGCCGGTCAGACGAATAACGGCTGGGTCTGGATCAACAACGGGGACGACTCCTGGCAGTTCAACTCCAGCGAGTTCGGCACCGTCGGCAGCCGGCCCAAGCTGAGCGTCACCTTCCTGCCGCCCACCGGCTGCATGAACGCCGGCGACTGCGACGACGGGAATCCCTGCACCGACGACGCCTGCAACATGGGGATGTGCGAATACACGAACAACTCTGCCGCCTGCGACGACGGCCTCTTCTGCAACGGGCTCGAAACGTGCGATCCTCAGTTGGGTTGCGTGGCGGACCAGCCGTGTCAGCCGGGCGAGCAATGCGATGAGGCGGCCGACCTGTGTCGTCAACCGCTGATGAGTTGCCAGATCACAGATCCGATGCCGTCGGCAGGCGGAAGCACACGCCTCGAGGTATTCCTTTCCGATGTGCTGAGCGTGCTAGGCTATGAAACCGAGATCAGCATCGTTCGCACCTCCGGCACGGGAACGGTGACCGTCGGTTGTCCGGGAGGGGTCGCCGTTGACGACGACCGTCCCGATTTCATCTTCTTTGGCGTCCCGGATGTCTTCCCGGCCGCGAACTGCGCTGCCAAGACGGCCGCCGCCGCGCGCTTGTCCGGCGGCACAAGCGTCACCAGTGCGCCGGCTTATCTTTCGGAGTATGCCCTGACGGTCTCGCCGGACGCGTCCCCGGGCAGCACGTTTGAAATCTCAATCGTGCCCTCCCCCGGTGCCGACCTGACCAATCCGAACGGTCAGCCCATTCCGTTCCAAGTGGCGCCTGCCTGCGTCCTGACGGTCGTCGGTGGGTGCGCGGCGCCTGCCTGCCTGACCGTGCAGATCACGATACCCGGGCTCGCGGCGGGCCCTGTCGATCGCGATGTCGAGTGCACGCTGACCCGTTGCGGTTCTTCACCCGTGACGGTCACCGAGACGGTCTTATTCACGCCGAACGCGGGCAATGGGATTGGCGCATTGACGCTGACCAATGTTGATCCGTTGACGACCTGGGTTTCGGTTCGGGAAGGACACACCCTCAGCAGATTGGCGGCCGTGGACTTCAGCGGCGACAACGAGGACACCGTGTCGGTCTCGCTCGTATCCGGCGATCTCCAGACAGCCGTGATGCCACAGGACGACATCGTCGATATCCTCGACTTTGCGATTCTTTCGTCCCGGTTCAACACGACCGTGACCGACTGCGTGACCGGCGACCCCGAGGATTGCTCGCTGGGCGCAGACGTGACCGGCGACGGAGATCAGGACACAGTCGATTTCACGGCTCTCCAGATATATTTCTTCCAGGTCAGCGATCCACAGGATGCCTGTCCAGCCTTCGCGCCGCCGGGCAAACCGGGCCGCGAACCGCTGGCGCAGGATGATTTGAAATCGACTTCAAACAAGGCGCCGCCCCTGGCGATTCCGCGTGGGTTGGGCCGCATCGGCACAAGCCGATTGCGCGCGATGGATGCATCGCTCGTATCGGCTGATGAAAACGGCGACGGTATCGTCGACGCCGGGGACATCAGAGAATTTTTCCGTCAGCATGGGATAGCCATTCTGCCGGCATTTGAGTTGAAGCTGCGGTCGATGGAGGCCGCTGAGAATAGTTTGCAACAGGACAGCCGCTAA